The sequence GGCCGTCGCCGCCAGGCGCGGCCACTCGAAGGGGACGGCCATCAGGCGGCGGGTGCGCAGGTGCGACGCGCCGAGGGCGACGACGTAGGCCGCCACCAGGGCGATCGCCGCGCCGGTCGCGCCGTACGGCGGCACGAGCACCCACAGCGCGAGCACGTTCACGGCCAGCCCGAGCAGCGCGGCCGGCAGCGTGCGGCCCGTCGCGTGCTGCCGCCCCGCGATCGTGGTGAAGACCCAGGTCAGCCCCCACAGCGCCCAGCCGAGCGCCAGCCACGGGAGGGCGCCCGCGGCGGCGGCGTACCGCTCGTTGGTCAGGACGTCGACGATCTGGTGCCGCAGCAGCACCAGGGCGGCGACCGCCGTGCCGAGCACCACGACGTAGGCGCGCACCACCAGCGCGTAGGCGCGCGGCGCCTCCTCCTCGCTCAGGTCGTACGCCAGCGGCGGCCACGCCGCCTGGAACGCCCGCGCGACGACGATCACGAGCGTCGCCAGCTTCACCGCCGCGGAGTAGACGCCGGTCGCGTCCAGGCCGTCCCCCGCCGCGTGCGTCAGCCACGTCCGGTCCACGACGTTGAGCAGGAACACCGCGACCTCGGGCGGCACGGTCGGCAGGCCGAAGCGGAGCAGCGGCCGCAGCGGGGTCGGCGGAGCGTCGCGGCCGCCGGCGAAGACGTCGCGCTGCATCCACCAGACGCCGAGGAGCACGGCGGTCGACGCCAGGTAGTTGCCCAGCAGGTAGCCCGTCGTGCCGCCGTCGAGGACCACGACGAGCAGCACCGTCGTCGTGACGGTCAGGACGACGTTGGACAGCGACGCCAGCAGGTACGTCCGCCGCCGCTCCTGCGCCCGCAGCAACGCGTTGGCGACCTCCAGGTTGGTGAACGCCCACACCCCCACCGCCGCGGCCCGCAGCGCGTCGGTGCGCTCGTCCGCGGGCAGCTCGTCCCCCAGCAGCGCCCGCGAGAGCGGTCCCGCGAGGAGGACCGCCAGGACGCCGAGCGCGGTCGACGCGGCCAGCACCACGGCCGTCACGCGCCGCGCCAGGCGCGCCCGTCGGGCCGCGTCGCCGTCCAGGAACCAGTGCCGCAGCAGCGCCTCCTGCAGCCCCGCGCGCAGCACGATGGAGACGAGGATGATCCACGTCAGCAGGTTCTCGGCCGCGCCCAGCTCGGCCCGGCCGAGGTGGTGCGTGTACAGCGGCAGGGTGACGAGCGCCAGGACGCCCGCGAGCAGGCTGGAGGACTGGTACGCCAGGCCGGACGCCGCCAGGCGACGGAGGGGGTGCGCCGCCATCGGGACGGGATCGTAGTCCCGCGTACCGTCGCGTAGCCTCCCGCGGGTGAGCGACGTGCCCCGGTCCGCCTGCGTCCTGCTGCTGCCCCGCCCGCTCGAGCGGTTCATCCTGCGGGACCAGGCCGAGGACCTGCTGCGCGGCGAGGACGTCGTGGCGCTCGACCCGCCGCGCGGCGGCTACGGCGGCGCGCTGCGGCTGCCCGACCGCGCGTCCGAGGCGCTCGCCCGGCGCCAGGCGGCCGCGCTCGAGCGGCAGCTGCTCGGCGACGGCCGGGACGCCCGGATCATCGTCTTCTTCCACGCCACCCAGGAGCCGGTCGCCGCCGCGCTGCGCGCCCGCACCGGCGCCGAGCTGTGGTACTGGCGCTGGGACCGCTACGAGGCCGCCGGCGACGCAGACGAGGCCCGGCGCGAGCGCCTGGCGACGCTGCACCGCCGCGCGTCGCAGGCGTCGTCGCTCGTCGTCGCGTCGAGCTCGCGCCTGCACGAGCTCGCGGCCGCCGACGGCCGCCCCGCGGTGCTCAGCCCGCTCGCCGCCGACTCCTTCCCCGACCCGGACCCGACGGTCGAGGTCGTCGGCTTCTGCCTGGGCCACCTGGGTCGGCGCACGGACTGGGCGCTGCTGCGCGGCCTGGGCGAGCGGCTGCCCGGGCTGCAGCTGCTGCTCGTGGGCGAGGTCCACGAGGACGAGGCGGAGGGCGACGAGGACTTCGCGTGGTGCCGCGCCCACGCGCCGTTCGTCTTCTGCGGCGCCCTGCCCGACGCCGCGGCCGCGCAGCTTCTGCGGCTGGCGGACGTGGGGATCCTGCCGTTCCGCCGCGACGAGTTCAACGACGCGGGACTGCCGTACCGGATCCTCAAGGCCGCGCGGCTGGGCCGCCGCACCGTCGTCCCGCCGCTCGCCGGGGCGCGCACGTGGGACGAGGCGATCGTCGTCGCCGACGGGCCGCAGGAGTTCGCGCACGCCGTCGCCGCCGAGGCGGGGCGGCGCACCGCGCCGGACGAGGCGCTGCGGGCGTGGGCGCACGCCCAGACGGCGGAGCGGCAGAACGCGCCGCTGCGCTCCCGCCTGGTGGCGCTGGGCCTGCGCGCCGGCTGACCCCGCCCCCACGCGCCTCAGCGGGGGCAGCGCACCCAGGCGCGGAACGCGCCCGAGCGGGCGACGGGCCGGAAGCCCGCCGGCGCCGCCTGCGTGCGGCGCGGCACGCCGTCGGCGCGGCCGTAGCGGCGCGCCCACTGCCCCGTGTCGTCGACGGTGATCGCCACGCCGCGCCGGAGGACGCCCAGGCGGCGCGCCCGCGGATCGGACCGGGCGAGCACCGCGTCGCCGGTCGCGTCGCGCTGCAGGCGGATCTCGGGCACCAGGCGGTAGGTGGGCAGGCTGATCGGCCCGCAGCGGGCGCCGCGCACGACGGCCGGATCGTCGATCAGGGCGCGCACGTCGCGGCGGGCGTCGGCGAGGAAGCGCAGCTCGGTCCCCAGCCGCGAGACCGCGTCGCGCTTGACGGTCAGGTACGCGCCGACGCCCAGGACCGCGCCGACGACGACGAGCGCCGCCCAGGCGGTGCGCACCCGGCCGGCGTCGGGGGTCAGGGCCAGCCAGCCCGTCGCCGCGAGCGCCGCCAGCACGGTCAGCGCGACGACCGGCACGGACAGGTAGCGCGGGATCAGGGACAGGCCCCCGACCCCCGCGGCGAGGAACGTCAGCACCCCGCCGAGGAGCAGCGCGCCGACGACGACCAGCACGCGCCGCCACGGCCGGGCCAGGCCCAGGCGCGGGGCGAGCAGCAGCACGAGCGCCCCCGCCACGCCGGCGGCGGCGACCGGCGGGCGCGCCTGGTCGACGAGCTGGGTGACGAGGAGCCGCGGCGCCTTCGCCAGGCCACGGTCGCGGCCGAGCTCGTCGGCGAGCGCGCTCGTGGCGGTCAGCGAGTGCAGCGGGTCGCCGGTGACGGCGGCGTCCATCAGCACCCACAGGACGGGCGCGGCCAGGACGAGCGCCAGGTGCGCCGCGCGGCCCGGCAGGCGGTCGTCCGCCGCGGCTCCGGTCCCCGCCGGCGCGACCGCCGCCCCGGCGGCGCGGTCCCCGCCGCCGGCGACGCCGCCGCCCGCGCTCCAGCGGCCGCGCAGCGTGCACCACAGCCAGTGGGCGCCGGCCAGCACCCACGCCTCGGGCCGCAGCAGCCCGGCCAGGACCAACAGCACCGCGGGCCCGCGCCAGCGCTCGGGGCGCGCGGCCGCCCACGCGCCGGCCCACGTCACGAGCGCCAGGAACGGGACGTCCAGGTAGCCCTTCACGGCCAGCAGGCCGAACGCGAAGCTCGTCAGCGTCAGCAGCCCCGCGACGATCCCCGTCCAGCGGCCGACGAGCGCGCCGCGCCCCGCCGGCGCCGCCGCGGCGCCGACCAGGCGACCCAGCCGCACCGTCCCGGCGGCGAGGACCGCGAAGGACAGCGCCGTCAGGAGCACCATCACCCGGTCGCCGGCGTCGCCGAACAGCGCGACGACGGGCACGCCGAGCGCCAGCCACGCGGGGTGCGGCGTCGACGCGGCGTACGCCGCGAAGCCGGGCGCGTGGCCGTCCAGCAGCTCGCGCGCCCAGACGAGGTCCAGGACGGTGTCGTAGTTGCCGGCGGACGGGAAGGCGGCCCAGACGACGACCGCGCCGACCACGCCCAGGAGCAGGACGACCCACTCAGCGGCCGGGCCGCGGCGCGGCGCCGCGGCCGGCCCGGCGGTGGGCGCGGGCGGCGCCGCGCCGTCGCCCCGCGGGCTCACGCGCCCGGGGCGGGCGCCGACCCCGCCGCGGCCTGGCCGGCGGCCTCGCGGCGCCGGCGGCGCTCCTCGTCCCGCCGGCGGTCGCGGCGGCGGAGCCGGGGCCCGGGGGCGGGCGCCAGCGAGACCCCGGCGGCGAGCAGCACCCACAGCACCGGGTCCTCGAGGAAGGCGGCGTAGCCCATCGTGTGCACCACGAGGGCGATGACCATCGCGACGACGCCGGCGCGCGCCGCGGAGTCCTCGGCGTCGCGCAGCAGGCGCCGCAGCAGGACGACGAGCAGCAGCACGTACGCGGCCAGGCCGATCAGGCCCTGCTCGGCGGCGATCGTGATCGGGATGGTGTGCGACGCGTCGACGGCGGACTGCGCCCCCGAGTGCTCGGCGGCGCGATAGGCGCGGGCGAAGCCGCCCGAGCCGACGCCCCACACGGGGTGGTCGGCGAACAGGCCGATGCCGCCGCCGGTCAGCGCGACGCGCCCCGACGTGGCGTCGTCCAGGCTGCCCTCGCTCAGGCCGTCCAGGTGCAGGGCGCTCGGCGCCGCGAGCACCAGGACGACGCCCACCAGCGCGACGGCGACGAGCGCGCCGAACGCCTTCCACGGGCCGAACCGCAGGCCGCCCAGCACCGCCAGGCCGACGAGCAGCGCGACGAAGCTCGTCTGCGAGTACGTCAGGACGATCGCGGCCAGCAGCACGGCGAGCAGCGCCGTGGCCGCCGCCACGTCCCGGCCCCTGCGCGTCCACAGCAGGTGCGCGGTGATCCCCAGGATGACGAGCGCCAGGAAGCGGCCGTAGATGTTGGGGTCGAAGAAGAGCGAGTTGACGCGGAACGCGTCCTCGATCTGGTTCGACGCGACGACGCGCGGGTTGAGCAGGACGTGCTTCGTCGCGTACTCGTAGAAGCCGATGCCCGCCAGGACGAGCGCGACGCCGGTGGCGACGCCCAGGCACCGCGCGGCCAGGCGCGCGGTCCACGGCACGGTGCGCAGGACGACGTAGAGCAGCGCGAAGGGCACGTAGAAGAACGCGACCTGCTCGACCGCCTTGTCCTGGTCGCCCGACCACGCGGACCCGACGGCGTAGAGGACGACGAAGAGGAGGAGCACCGCGTCGGCGAGGGTCGCCCGCGGATCGGTCGGCTCCTCGTCCGGGTCGGCCTGCGCCCGCTCCCACGTCCACGCGAGGGCGGCCGCGCCGGTGACCAGGTACAGCGGCAGCAGCAGGTTGACCGGCGGGCCGTCGCCGACCTCGATCGGCAGGCGGAACGGCAGGACGAGCGCCACCGACAGCGGGACCGCGAGCGGCCAGCGGCGGAAGGCCCAGGCCCCGGCGACGAGGACCGCCAGGCCGAGCGCGACGACGCCGACGAGCACGGGCACGTGGTCGCGCAGCCGCTCGACGGGGCCCGTCGTCCACACCTGGGCGGCGAGGATGATCGGCGCGCCGACGAGCGCCACGGCCATCGCGCCGGCGCGCCCGTGCGGGGCGCGCAGCAGCAGGGCCAGGGCGGCGGCCAGCGTGACCGCCGTCAGCGCGAGAGTCGTCGCCATGCGGACTCCATCAGGTCGGAGGTGTCGGCGTCGCGGGCCAGCCGCCCGGCGAACGTCGGCAGGCCGGTGCGGATGAGGAAGCCGTCGCCGATCTTGTACGCCGCGATGATCACGTGGTCGCGGCGGTCGACCGCGGTGGCGACGGCCTGCCCGCCCTCCACGCCCTCGGCGGGCCAGCCGACGGGGTAGCCGTCGAAGCGCCCGTCGGTGCCGTCGAACAGGCCGATGTCGTCCTTGTCGTTCTGCGGCGGGCCGTCCAGGCGCACCGCGCCCTTCGAGCGGACGCCGAGCGCGTTCGTGGCCTCGAACGGCCCGGGCTCGCGCAGCTGCCCGCCGTCCTGCGCCAGCTCGACGCCGCGCCGCAGGCCGGACGGGTCCAGCCCGGCCACCACGCCGCCGCGGCGCACGTACGCGCGCAGCGCCTCGCCGTTCTGCGGCGTCGTCCAGCGCGCCTCGCCGACCAGCAGGACGCCCTTGTGGCCGTCGAGCTTCGGCCCGCGGCCCTGCGCGAGCGCCAGGTCGGTGGTCACCTCGAAGCGCTTGCGGTGGCGGACGAGCCACTCGATCGCGGGCTGCACGGCGGCGTCGAAGCCGGCGGGCAGCCCGGCCATCACGCGCTCGGAGCGGATGCGGCTGGCGCGGCTGGTCTCGGCGCCGGTGAGCGTGTTCGCCAGCCCGTCGCCGTCGTCGTCGACGGCGTTCAGCCCCTGCCAGGTGATGCCCGGCAGGACGACGAGGACGCTCTGGCGGCGCGCGTCGCCGGCGAGGGCGGGCACGGTCACGCGCCGGCCGTTCGCCGTCACGGTCAGGCGGTAGACGCCGGCGCGCGACGAGCGGGGGCTGACCTTCAGCGCCGGCTTGCGGCTGCGGCCGCTCGCGACGGGCCGGCGGGTGCCGACGCGGCGCAGCGTCCAGTCGTAGGCCGCCCCGCGGCTGTCGACGTAGAAGCCGATGCGGTTGCCGGCCTTGACCGGCACGGGGCTCGGCTGCACGCCCAGCCGGCGGACGGTGACGCCGCCGTTGCCGCGCAGGCGGCCGCGGCCGTCCTCGTCCGGCGCGGGCAGGCCGTCCTTGCCGGACGCGCGCGGGCCGCAGCCCAGCACCCCGGCCCGGTTGCGCACGCAGACCTGGATGACGTACGTGCCGTCGGGGGCGGGCCGTCCGTCGTCGGTCTTCCCGTCCCAGCGCACGCGGCCGGCGTCGGCCCGGCGGTAGCGCTTGCCGTCGCGCGGGTCGCGCAGGCGGGTGCCGGTCGACGGGCGGGCGACGTCCTCGACCGCGAGCGTCCGCACGACGCGCGGCGTGCCGGGGCCGGTGCGCACCACCCGCGCGCTGGGCTCCCAGCCGCGCAGCGTCACGACCGCCTCGACGGGGTCGCCGCCCACGGACGGCAGCAGGGCGGTGGTCCGGCGCGGCGGAATGCCGACGATCCGGCGGACGCGCGGCTCGGGGGGCGCGGTCTGCACGGCGAACGAGGCCTTCTGCCAGACGACGCTGCGCCCCTCCTCCGGCAGCGTGAACTTGATGCGGTAGCGGCCGTCCTTGACGAGCCGGCCGTCGTCGTTGCGCCCGTCCCACTCGAGCGCGATGCGCTTGTACTTCTGCGCCGGCCGGTCGCGGGCGAGCGTCGCCACGGCCTCGTTGTCGGTGTTGACGACCTCGACGGTGACCGGCGTCGAGCGCTTGATCCTGAAGCGCAGCTTGAGCCGCTCGTAGCGGCCGTCGCCGTTCGGCGAGAGGACCGGGGAGTAGTAGACGCCCTGGAAGACGGCGGGCTGGTTCTTCAGCCGCTGCGCGACGAAGAACGAGGCGGCCGTCGCGACGACGAGCAGCAGGAAGACGATGCGCGCGGCGCGGGTCACAGCGCCTCGAGGTGCGTGTTGTCGATGTCCTCGTGCGCCGGGGCGACGCCGCGCTCGTGGCGCAGCAGCAGGCGGATGACGTTGCCGTGGCAGACGACGAGCGTGGCGCCGTCGGCGGGCGCGGCCGCGCGGATGCGGTCGATCGCCGCCAGCACGCGGTCCAGCTGCGCGGCGAACGTCTCGCCGCCGGGCGCGCCGAAGTCGGGCTCCAGGCGGCGGAAGCGCGCGTAGGCCTCCTCCCCCTCGGCGGCGATGACGTCCGCGTACGTGCGGTCGGTCCAGTCGCCCGTGTGGGTCTCGGCCAGGCCGGGGTCGACCTCGGGCGCCAGGCCGGTGCGGGCGGCGATGATCGCCGCGGTCTCCATCGCCCGGGTCAGCGGGCTGGCGACCATGCGCACCACGTCGCCGCGCGCCGCGACGACGTCGGCCAGCGCGAACGCCTGCTCCCGCCCGTGCGCGTCGAGGGGGACGGGCCCCTGGCCCTGGAAGCGGCCCTCGGCGTTGTAGGCCGTGCGGCCGTGGCGAGCGAGCAGGATCATGCGGGTTCCTCGGGCTTCGACGCGGGGCCCGGCGTTCCTGCCGGGCCGGGGCGGCCGCGAACGGTCGGGGTCTACGGCGTCAGGGCGCCGGTGCCGCTGCCGTCAGCCGCGCCCGCGGCGCCGTCGGTCGTCCCGCCGGCCCCGCCGTCGACGCCGCCGTCCGTGGTGCCGCCGGCGGCGCCGGACCCGGTCGCGCCGCCGGACCCGGTCGACCCGCCGGTGCTGCCGCCCGTGGCGCCGTTCGTCGTCCCGCCGGCGGCCCCGGACCCGGACGTGCCGGCCGCCCCGCCCGACGAGGAGCCCGACGGCGTGGTCGTGCTCGCGCCGCTGTCGGGCTGCACGCCCTGCGGGTTCTTCCGCGCGTAGTCGGCGCCGACGATGACGACGACGTCCGGGATGTCCTGCACCGCCGACCGCGTGTCGGCGCTCATCGCCTTCACCTGGCGGCTGGAGAGCTTGAGGATCCCCGCGATCGCCAGCGCGGCCTGGCGCCGCTGCCGCGAGCCGGATCCAGCCTTGTACTCGACGGTCGTCGTCGCCTCGGACTTCGGCGCGCCGTTGACCGTGTAGTTGCTGGCCTCGCCCATCTCGAAGCGGCGGTTGTCCAGGATCTGGCTGACCGTCCGCGCGAGCCCGTCGGTGCCGGACGCGTTGAGGACGGTGACGTTCGTGTCGGCCGGGCTGAACCGCTGCGTCGGCTCGTCCTTCGCGGTGCGCGTCGCCGCGGCGGTCCCGCGGTCGGCCTGGTCCTTCGGGTCGTCGCCGCCGCCGAAGACGCCGAGGGCGAAGAGGATCGCCACGACGACGACGAGGCCGACGGCCGCGACGCCGATGAGCTGCGGGATGGAGCGGTCGGAGCCGCCGCCGTCGCCGGAGCCCGCGGTGCGGGACCGGGCGTTCGCGCTGGCGGCGCGGCCCGCGGCGGTCGCCGCGCCGGGCCCGCCGGCGGCCGGGACCACGCGCGTGGCCTGGCCGCCGGCGCCGACCGGGGCGCCGGGCCGCGGCGGGGTGGGGCGCGGCGTCGCACCCGGGGTGCCGGGGGCCGGCTGGCCGGGCGCGGCGGCCCCGCCCGGGGCGCCGACGGGCGCGCCCGGGGTGCCGGGCGGCGCGGGCGGCGCGCCGGGGGCCGCGGGCCGGGCGGCGGTGGCGCCCTGGGCCGCGGCGGCCGGCACGGCGGCGCCCGCCGCCTGGCCGGGGAAGCGGTTGACCGCGCCGTTCGGCCGCGCCTGGCGCAGCTCGTCGTCGATGCGCTGCTCGAGCGACGTCAGCCGCTCGGGCGAGGTCCCGGCCCATTCGCGCAGGCGCTGCAGCTCGCGTCCCTGCGCGAACACGAGGACGGCCATGGCGACGACGGCGATGAGCGAGGCGAAGCCGACGTACGGCCCGATCGTGTCGAATTTGCTCGCGAAACCGGCCGCCAGCGCGGGGACCTCGAAGGTCATAGCGGACCAGTGTAGGCGCTCGCGCTGGGATCGACGTCACGCGTGGTACCGGCCTTCGCCGGTCCCGCGTGCGTCTCCCGCAGCTCGGCGACCTTCGTCGCGACCCCGCGCGCGTCGCCCTCGAGGACGAGCAGCGCGATCTCGTCGAACATGTTCTCGACCACGTCCGGGGCGAACTTCTCGCGGTCCGCGGCGCGGATCCGGCTGGTCCCCGTGGACCGCGGCGTCTCGAACGGGTTGAACAGCTCCTCGTGGAGCTTCTCGCCCGGTCGGGGGCCGACGATCTCGATCGCGATGTCCTCGTCGGGCTTCAGGCCGGACAGCTCGATCATGTCGTGCGCGAGCTGCAGGATCTTCACCGGCTCGCCCATGTCCAGCACCAGGATCTCGCCCGTCGAGCCGAGCGATCCGGCCTGGATGACCAGCTGCACGGCCTCGGGGATCGTCATGAAGTACCGGGTCATCCCCGGGTCGGTGACCGTGACGGGGCCGCCCTTGGCGATCTGTCGCTGGAAGATCGGGACGACCGAGCCGCTCGAGCCCAGGACGTTGCCGAAGCGCACGCACGAGTACCGGGTGCCCGTCCAGCGCTGGGCGGCGCTCTCGACGGCGAGCTCGGCGAGCGCCTTGCTCGCGCCCATGACCGTCGCGGGCCGGACGGCCTTGTCCGTCGAGACGAGCACGAAGCGCCCGACGCCGGCCTCGCCGCACAGCCGCGCCATCAGGCGGGTGGCAATCGAGTTGTTGCGCACCGCCTCGACGGGGTTGAGCTCCATCAGCCCGACGTGCTTGTACGCGGCGGCGTGGAAGACGACGGTCGGCGCGTGCTCGGCGAGCACCTCGCGGATCCGCTCCCCCTCCTTCACGTCCGCGATGACCGACGCGACGGTCCCCTCGGGCACCTGGCGGTCCTCGAGCAGCTCGCGCTCGATGCGGAAGAGGTTGTCCTCGGCGTGGTCGAGCAGGATCAGCCGCGCGGGGCCGACGCGGGCGATCTGGCGGCAGAGCTCGGAGCCGATCGACCCGCCGGCGCCCGTGACCAGGACGGTCTCGCCGCGCAGGTACGCGCCGACGCGGTCCAGCTCCATCACGACGGGATCGCGGCCCAGGACGTCCTCGACGCGCACCTCGCGCACCTGGCGGACCGCGGCGCCGGGTCCGGCCTGCAGCAGCTCGAAGACCGTCGGCAGCGTGCGGACCGGCACCCCCCGGTGGCGGCCGGCGCGCAGCACCTCGGCACGCAGCGTGCCCGGCGCGGAGGGGATGGCGATGATGATCTCGTCGGGCTCGACCTCGTCGATGACGCGCGGCAGGTCGGCGATCCGGCCGAGCACCCGCACGCCGTCCACGCGGGTGCGCTGCTTCTGCTCGTCGTCGTCCACGAAGCCGGCCGGGCGCAGGCCCAGCTGCGGGTTGCGGACCATCTCGCGCAGCACCAGCCGGCCGCCCTCGCCGGCGCCGACGATCAGCGCGGTGCGCCCCGACCCGCGGGTGCCGAAGAGGAAGCGCCGCTCGGCGACGGCCCGGACGACCACGCGGACGCCGACGACGAAGAGGATCCCGGCGACGATCGCCGCGCCGTAGATGCTCGGCGGCGGGTACGTCGTGGTGATCCCCTGCGAGCTCGGCCACGTCGCGGGCTGCACGATCCCGTTCAGGCCCAGGAACAGCAGCAGGCCCAGGACGACGCCCTGGCCGGCGCGGAAGTCGTCGTGGCCGTCGGTGTGCCGCCACGGCCGGTGGTAGCCCCCGAGCGCCCAGATCGCGAGGACCACGCTGATCCCGACGAGGAACCAGGTGTGGTTGAACAGGTTGGAGAACTTCGGCGACGCCTCGGAGACGTGCCGCAGGTCGAACCGCAGGCGGAAGGACAGCCAGTACGCCGCGACGGCCAGCACGAAGTCGACCAGCGCCTGCAGGGGCGTCAGCCGGTGGAACGTCAGCGCTGCGGGGCGACGGCGCATCCCACCGATGATCGCACGGACCCCCGTGCCGGCACCGTGGGTCCTCGCACGCGGCGGGCCCAGGGCGGCCCGCGCCCCCGCGCCGCGCGGCCTCGCCCACCCCGTGGGCGCCCCGCCGCCGCGACCACGTGGCGCCTCGCCGCTCGCCCCTTGAGCGGCGCCTACGGTCGACCCGTCACCATGCGGGCGTGGCCTCCGCACCCCGCACGCCC comes from Patulibacter sp. SYSU D01012 and encodes:
- a CDS encoding nucleoside-diphosphate sugar epimerase/dehydratase, which produces MRRRPAALTFHRLTPLQALVDFVLAVAAYWLSFRLRFDLRHVSEASPKFSNLFNHTWFLVGISVVLAIWALGGYHRPWRHTDGHDDFRAGQGVVLGLLLFLGLNGIVQPATWPSSQGITTTYPPPSIYGAAIVAGILFVVGVRVVVRAVAERRFLFGTRGSGRTALIVGAGEGGRLVLREMVRNPQLGLRPAGFVDDDEQKQRTRVDGVRVLGRIADLPRVIDEVEPDEIIIAIPSAPGTLRAEVLRAGRHRGVPVRTLPTVFELLQAGPGAAVRQVREVRVEDVLGRDPVVMELDRVGAYLRGETVLVTGAGGSIGSELCRQIARVGPARLILLDHAEDNLFRIERELLEDRQVPEGTVASVIADVKEGERIREVLAEHAPTVVFHAAAYKHVGLMELNPVEAVRNNSIATRLMARLCGEAGVGRFVLVSTDKAVRPATVMGASKALAELAVESAAQRWTGTRYSCVRFGNVLGSSGSVVPIFQRQIAKGGPVTVTDPGMTRYFMTIPEAVQLVIQAGSLGSTGEILVLDMGEPVKILQLAHDMIELSGLKPDEDIAIEIVGPRPGEKLHEELFNPFETPRSTGTSRIRAADREKFAPDVVENMFDEIALLVLEGDARGVATKVAELRETHAGPAKAGTTRDVDPSASAYTGPL
- a CDS encoding LytR C-terminal domain-containing protein, which produces MTFEVPALAAGFASKFDTIGPYVGFASLIAVVAMAVLVFAQGRELQRLREWAGTSPERLTSLEQRIDDELRQARPNGAVNRFPGQAAGAAVPAAAAQGATAARPAAPGAPPAPPGTPGAPVGAPGGAAAPGQPAPGTPGATPRPTPPRPGAPVGAGGQATRVVPAAGGPGAATAAGRAASANARSRTAGSGDGGGSDRSIPQLIGVAAVGLVVVVAILFALGVFGGGDDPKDQADRGTAAATRTAKDEPTQRFSPADTNVTVLNASGTDGLARTVSQILDNRRFEMGEASNYTVNGAPKSEATTTVEYKAGSGSRQRRQAALAIAGILKLSSRQVKAMSADTRSAVQDIPDVVVIVGADYARKNPQGVQPDSGASTTTPSGSSSGGAAGTSGSGAAGGTTNGATGGSTGGSTGSGGATGSGAAGGTTDGGVDGGAGGTTDGAAGAADGSGTGALTP
- a CDS encoding N,N-dimethylformamidase beta subunit family domain-containing protein, which translates into the protein MTRAARIVFLLLVVATAASFFVAQRLKNQPAVFQGVYYSPVLSPNGDGRYERLKLRFRIKRSTPVTVEVVNTDNEAVATLARDRPAQKYKRIALEWDGRNDDGRLVKDGRYRIKFTLPEEGRSVVWQKASFAVQTAPPEPRVRRIVGIPPRRTTALLPSVGGDPVEAVVTLRGWEPSARVVRTGPGTPRVVRTLAVEDVARPSTGTRLRDPRDGKRYRRADAGRVRWDGKTDDGRPAPDGTYVIQVCVRNRAGVLGCGPRASGKDGLPAPDEDGRGRLRGNGGVTVRRLGVQPSPVPVKAGNRIGFYVDSRGAAYDWTLRRVGTRRPVASGRSRKPALKVSPRSSRAGVYRLTVTANGRRVTVPALAGDARRQSVLVVLPGITWQGLNAVDDDGDGLANTLTGAETSRASRIRSERVMAGLPAGFDAAVQPAIEWLVRHRKRFEVTTDLALAQGRGPKLDGHKGVLLVGEARWTTPQNGEALRAYVRRGGVVAGLDPSGLRRGVELAQDGGQLREPGPFEATNALGVRSKGAVRLDGPPQNDKDDIGLFDGTDGRFDGYPVGWPAEGVEGGQAVATAVDRRDHVIIAAYKIGDGFLIRTGLPTFAGRLARDADTSDLMESAWRRLSR
- a CDS encoding O-antigen ligase family protein, translated to MATTLALTAVTLAAALALLLRAPHGRAGAMAVALVGAPIILAAQVWTTGPVERLRDHVPVLVGVVALGLAVLVAGAWAFRRWPLAVPLSVALVLPFRLPIEVGDGPPVNLLLPLYLVTGAAALAWTWERAQADPDEEPTDPRATLADAVLLLFVVLYAVGSAWSGDQDKAVEQVAFFYVPFALLYVVLRTVPWTARLAARCLGVATGVALVLAGIGFYEYATKHVLLNPRVVASNQIEDAFRVNSLFFDPNIYGRFLALVILGITAHLLWTRRGRDVAAATALLAVLLAAIVLTYSQTSFVALLVGLAVLGGLRFGPWKAFGALVAVALVGVVLVLAAPSALHLDGLSEGSLDDATSGRVALTGGGIGLFADHPVWGVGSGGFARAYRAAEHSGAQSAVDASHTIPITIAAEQGLIGLAAYVLLLVVLLRRLLRDAEDSAARAGVVAMVIALVVHTMGYAAFLEDPVLWVLLAAGVSLAPAPGPRLRRRDRRRDEERRRRREAAGQAAAGSAPAPGA
- a CDS encoding histidine phosphatase family protein, producing MILLARHGRTAYNAEGRFQGQGPVPLDAHGREQAFALADVVAARGDVVRMVASPLTRAMETAAIIAARTGLAPEVDPGLAETHTGDWTDRTYADVIAAEGEEAYARFRRLEPDFGAPGGETFAAQLDRVLAAIDRIRAAAPADGATLVVCHGNVIRLLLRHERGVAPAHEDIDNTHLEAL
- a CDS encoding lipopolysaccharide biosynthesis protein — protein: MAAHPLRRLAASGLAYQSSSLLAGVLALVTLPLYTHHLGRAELGAAENLLTWIILVSIVLRAGLQEALLRHWFLDGDAARRARLARRVTAVVLAASTALGVLAVLLAGPLSRALLGDELPADERTDALRAAAVGVWAFTNLEVANALLRAQERRRTYLLASLSNVVLTVTTTVLLVVVLDGGTTGYLLGNYLASTAVLLGVWWMQRDVFAGGRDAPPTPLRPLLRFGLPTVPPEVAVFLLNVVDRTWLTHAAGDGLDATGVYSAAVKLATLVIVVARAFQAAWPPLAYDLSEEEAPRAYALVVRAYVVVLGTAVAALVLLRHQIVDVLTNERYAAAAGALPWLALGWALWGLTWVFTTIAGRQHATGRTLPAALLGLAVNVLALWVLVPPYGATGAAIALVAAYVVALGASHLRTRRLMAVPFEWPRLAATAVVLAVYAVGIDWVVPAGGAEGWILRIVAALALPVVLLACGAVRPAEARALAGAVARRRRR